AGGAAAGCTACGCTATCTACGTGTACAAAGTGTTGAAGCAGGTCCATCCCGACACTGGTATCTCCTCCAAGGCGATGGGCATCATGAACTCGTTCGTCAACGACATCTTCGAGCGCATCGCCGGTGAGGCTTCTCGTCTCGCTCACTACAACAAGCGCTCCACCATCACTTCCAGAGAGATCCAGACCGCCGTGCGTCTGCTGCTGCCCGGTGAGCTGGCCAAACACGCCGTGTCTGAGGGCACAAAGGCCGTCACCAAGTACACCAGCTCCAAGTAAAGATTTGAAATAACTTCAGCTACCccaaaggctcttttaagagccacccaTTTCATCTGTGAAAGAGCATTCTGTTTATCAATGTCATTTTAAGTCCTATATAACGACATAATTATAGTGCAACAATGAGCCTGACCGGAAATAATAAAAGCAGAACTTGGTAGATTAGGCagttttgaatttgtttttgcgGGAAAGAATTGATATAGGAGCGTAGTGAATAATTTGGATGGTTTTGCAAGGCGTACCCGCTAGCCCCTgtcttatttacttattaaattgTTGTATAAGCCACAGTTCCTGTTCTTCACATTCAAACGCTTACAACCGTTGTGGTGTCCCAACGGACACCCTCCCCCCGCTCCTCAGCATCTCAACCGAATATTATAGTCAACAGATTGTTGGGCGGTGTTTTTAGGTTTTCAGCGGGTTTTAGACTGGAAACAGTTACATCTGACAGCATTGAATGGTGTAAAGCGGTACATTTCTTTTTGAAACGTTTAATAAAAgtattgtttcccagagattggttgcggctggaagggcatccactgcgtaaaaacttgctggataagttggcggttcaatccgctgtggcaaccccggatcaataaagcgaataagccaacaagaaaatgaatgaataataaaggtATTTGTATGAAGGCTGTTTACTACAACTCGTAAATGTTGATGTGTACGTGATTTGATGTCTTAATTTGtgcccaaataaataaataaaaaaagtttcatgCTAATGTCTTTGTTAATAGTGTCCTGTATAAAcatgttttgcttttctttttttttttaaatcacatttaaaagtgtgatgtgggtaaatgtgAACATCGTTCAGTGTAAAAAATGTATGGGAGAACATTTGGCATCCtaactttaaaaacaacagcttttttaaacatttgtttaaattttgACAGCCAATTGATATGAACTACGCAAAAATTATCTATTATATAGGCCTAGTTTCATGATTATGAAACACACAGGACTAATCAATTTGTCTTACAGTGATGAAAAATACACTAGTTTGCCAAACAGACTAATGTGTGTCAAaaagacaaattaaaaaaagttaattataatttttaatattttgggtTTGTGTGGACGAACAGCCAAGCCATGTAGAAAAAGCATAGATTTAGACAACACCCATTTCTGTGTGGACAGCAGGCTTAAGGTTTTGACTGAATTTGGTTGTAGTTTAGAGTTTTTCTTTAGTGATTCTGCTTTTTGACAGCAGGAGTTCattataatgtgttattttaaatctttgcagGAGAGGGACCAGTAGGAGAAGTTAATTTTACTCTGGCTGTTTTGCTGCTTCAAATTGTGTATAAAAAAGGTCTACTTTAAAGTAAAGGTATTAGTTAAATGGATATTTTAAATGGGCtattatgaaagcaaaaaaaaaaaaaaaaaacattaaacaaggcCAATAACCGTGATTTATTAACTTCACACATTATTCTCTAATTCGCCATTATTTATGTTCTTACAATGTAATTACCGCTTGAACATGTCAAACGACACTCAAAGCTAGATCTCGTGAaggatttgttttgtttggataAATCTAGAGACCTTCATGATTATGatctatttgtaaataaaaaatatttttattaacattaaactTGCCTTATTTGGGAGAGTTTGCCTCCATTTTGCATCCTGGAATTAGAGTAAGTTGAAGGCCTCATGTGACAGCAAGTAAATCAATCCCTTTTTTTCTTTCCTGAAatcttttatttggttatttgcaTGCATGTCGTTAAGAAATTAAACATGAATAACATGCAGAAAATTACTTATAAAAGGAAAAtggcaagcaaaaaataaataaaaaataggtggGCCTAAATCGTTTAAATCTCATACTTTTACAttgatgtttttaatgtaatcTTTATATTTGGCCTGAATAACAAGCCCTGTTTATTGCCAAATATGAGCCAACACATGGACATAAGAAGATCAACTCCAGTTAAAGTTTTACCTTTGAGCCTTTGTTAATGTGTTAAACAGGACTAAatgtttcaataaataaaatgttttttatttaaaatacttaattcATACCAGGGTAAGTTTGGTGTCTCTTTCTTTACAGTTGAACACATGATTTATTAGAAAATGTAAACGTTCTCAATCATCTGGTTTTGTGCGGAGTTGTGAacaatttttcatattttctatatttataaatgcatttttattctatttcatATGAATCTACTCTTAATAAATCTCATCACTTAAATTATTAGTTTTCTTGAATTTGCACTAGTTTATTGTAAATCCCTGATATTGCAAACACATTTTCAGAATGTTTTGCCAGGGATTCTTTCAATGTGATTCGAACTTCGAACAAAGAAGAACTAGTGGAGTAGCTTGAAATTTGGAGGGAAGTGCAGTGATTGGTTTAAAACCTTCACAGACTCTGGCCAATAGACGGTGACCACCCTCCTTTAAATATGAGTTGTTCTgctacagttattttatttctacCCGAGTCTACGCAGAGACATTAACATAATGAGCGGAAGAGGCAAAACCGGTGGCAAGGCTAGAGCTAAAGCAAAGTCTCGCTCATCCAGGGCTGGTCTTCAGTTTCCCGTTGGCCGTGTTCACAGACTGCTCCGTAAGGGTAACTATGCTCAGCGTGTTGGTGCCGGTGCTCCAGTGTACTTGGCCGCTGTGCTCGAGTATCTGACCGCTGAGATCCTGGAGTTGGCTGGAAACGCCGCTCGGGACAACAAGAAGACCCGTATCATCCCCCGTCACCTGCAGCTGGCGGTGCGCAACGACGAGGAGCTGAACAAACTTCTGGGTGGAGTGACCATCGCTCAGGGCGGTGTGCTGCCCAACATCCAGGCCGTTCTGCTGCCCAAGAAGACCGAGAAAGCAGCCAAAGGCAAATAAACCGTTACCGTTTGAACACAAACCACCCAAAGGCTCTTTTCAGAGCCACCTACTTTCTCTTTAAAAGAGTTATTGTGCTTTTATAACTACAtataggaaaataaatatataatactaaGGATTCTCATTTTAATCGTTCTCTAACATAAATGTGGACTGGTCTTTAGGCTAATATTACATTGTATAATACAAGTTAATTTTATTAGGTTAGATCTTCAGATATTGTTGCTGTAAATCATCTTATAGAAAATCTGTTGGAAAGAGATCTGTGGGTGCTGTTCTCGTGCTGAGCactatttattattgtatatacTGTGATATATTTGTGATATATTTGACTGTTCTACTGTATGTTGTACTAGTATGTTACACAATCTAAAATGATGCGTGCCGAATATTTTAACGAAACAGTTTCTGTTGTAGGGTCaacctaattttttttaacacttgaAAAGGTGTTTTTACAACCCATTTTGAACTTTATAGTTATAATAAATTTCTAACCATTTTTTGCCATGGTGACGGTGCATATCTAGGTATTTTGCAAGAAAGTATTCAATTTAAGGACTTAAggaggttaattaggcaagtagtTGGACAACAGGGACTGTTCTGTGGCCATTCAAAAAAATATCAACGAGACTACTATAGGAATTATgagtttaaaaaggaaaaaatcagtggcgcccccagaaaattttcttaggggtggccagaagaggccgcaccaaatcttggggtggcacacaaaaaaaataataaattcagtgtaatgttatatttttgtttctggtaaatgaaataatgtagtttttactcatttaattaattctacttgaaatattgcaatttattatttgaaataattcaatgtacatgtgcaaaccaaataaaaatctatttttagtttaaaaacacttttaatataatgtataaataacttctttttttacgtgcctttattgtacatcatacgagatatgccatgtctaaaattaatgaagattaataagtttattattcccagtgatgggttgcagctggaagggcatccactgtgtaaaaatgtgctagataagttggcggttcattctgctgtggtgaccctggattaataaagggactaagccgaaaagaaaatgaatgaaagaataatgagtttattaattacccaaacaaatgaacaaactgaacaaaaggcattactatacacactcactatacctaataatattatttatccatattgctttttgaaccattttattaatgcagcttcttctattgatatactgtagcttaaggtaaatattaaatagccattgctgtctattgaaggtgtgtgcgtgctgtcaaggacgatcggggagggtagtggtggttctagtttaaatgacaccctgggctaaccaccctatacacccccacctctcttgaattgttaaatttgttattcaataaatataacaatttatttatatttactctaaataaatacaaataatattaatatacaattattattctaaataaataacagaaatcagtcctaaatattactggaaaacaacaactggagtgatatgccaacatcacttaagaaaccttttgcatgaaaattaattatgacaattctaaagaatacaaaaaaagtattatagaattatctgtgatcttagaccagatcatggctgagaaatcatgttatgaagtcttacctccctgactcattatccctcctttctgctttaaaggcatgcttagtaaaagtaacatcatcatcatcatcatattatataaactttaaacgactttcaaaccccttggaggcgcccctggaaaaaatatataacatactaatgatactgtgaaaatatccttgctctgttaaacagcactagggaaatatttgaaaagaaaaaaaattccggagaccaaataaatttgttttctttaaaatctgaTAGTAAAAGCGAGGGCAAACGAAGCCATGTCGTCCAGAATGGTCACGTCACAGTAATTGTTGGATTCAGGGGCGGGGTCGGATAATGGTAGCTCCACCTTTTAGTGTTTCAACTAGGTCCTGTAAGCGATTGTAAATTGTCACTCGCAGACCTTACTAATTACTTGCTAAATTAAGCTCGGAAGAAATCATGTCAGGAAGAGGCAAAGGTGGTAAAGGACTCGGAAAAGGAGGCGCTAAGCGTCACCGTAAAGTTCTCCGTGATAACATCCAGGGTATCACCAAACCCGCCATCCGTCGTCTCGCTCGACGTGGCGGTGTGAAGCGTATCTCCGGTCTGATTTACGAGGAGACTCGCGGGGTGTTGAAGATGTTCCTGGAGAACGTTATCCGTGATGCCGTCACCTACACCGAGCACGCCAAGAGAAAGACCGTGACCGCCATGGATGTTGTGTACGCGCTGAAGAGACAGGGACGCACTCTGTACGGCTTCGGCGGTTAAACATCTGCGCCCCATCCTGAAAACCCAacggctcttttaagagccacccacACTTCCTTAAAGGGCATATTTTAAGACTATTTTGCAGTACTAGTTCGATAATAGAAGTTTAGCCTGAACTTAACGACATATTAAGTCTGCTTTAATTAATTAGTGTACTGTTGGTAGTTTGCAATaataaaaagtacattaaaaGTCAGCTAAATCATCCACGTGATGGTGTCTTTGTAAATGATTTATCTTAGCTTAAGTGCCAAGATGGGAAATTTGAAAAGTATGTaatttatcaataaaaaaaaacgtttccATTCATTTATAGTTCAAAACCAACCAATCCGGCAAGACCTATTAAGCCCCATTATATTTACATGAGATGTGTTAACGATCCTGCATTTATACATCTTCATAAAAATTTATTACAGATACGTTCCAGaggtaaaaataatgtaaaaatctaGTAGTTATTATGGTCTTAATGGTAATATGTACTCATGTATAAAATGATGAtcaatgtgttgaaaacatcaaCTTGCATTGGTTACAATTGTACTAATTATTACTTTTGATAGTCCATTCGAAATAAACGTTTCGAtgaatttgtttataaaaaacaTCTTTATCAAATAACTCATAATTTGCTGaatgttaatttaaaattaatatttcgGAGGGCATGTTTAATTGCATCTTTCAAATCTTAACCCTGTTTATGAGTTTTGTACAGgggcaataataaataatttgtttctaAGTGTTTGCTTTAAGTTAGACAGTTTTTGAGAGTGTCATCATTTATAGAGAATACTAAAACGTATGCTGCTGCACCATTTGCCACGTGTTAATGTTAACATCTTCACAAATCAAAgctaaattacaaataaatcgCATACATTTGTAGCTTTCACAAAATCTTATAgttttatataaaactatatttgatatataactatatataactaTAAGCTTTAAGAACAAGATACATGCACGAGTACAAGCAAAGTAATCAATGGAGGAACAATGTCTAGTTAAATTTAATTGTCAAAATCCTTTCAAAAACGGGTCCTCACAATGAAAAGCAACACAATCTCATTTTAATAAGCAAAATGTACTTGATCTGGTCAAAATTTAGGCGCCAAAATGATGTGTGGGTCAGTGTGTTGAGGCTACACGGTCCTCATGAGGTAGATAAATTCACAGCCGCTTGGCAGCGCTAAATCATTGATCTCAGACTTTCGTCGACGTTTGTCTATATTCGCGCAGAGAACCATGGCTGAAACCGCTCCTGCTGCCCCACCGGCCAAAGCCCCTAAGAAGAAAGCGGCGTCCAAACCCAAGAAAGCGGGTCCAAATGTCCGCGATCTCATCGTCAAGACTGTGACCGCTTCCAAGGAGAGACACGGCGTGTCCCTCGCAGCCCTGAAGAAAGCTCTCTCTGCTGGCGGCTATGATGTGGAGAAGAACAATTCCCGCGTCAAAACCGCCGTCAAGGCCTTGGTGACTAACGGCACTCTGGTCCAGACTAAAGGCACAGGCGCCTCAGGTTCCTTCAAGCTGAACAAGAAGCAAGCCGAGCCCAAGAAGAAGCCAGCGGCCAAGAAAACTGCAGTGAAAGCCAAGAAACCCGCAGCAAAGAAGTCACCCAAAAAGGTGAAGAAACCGACCGCCGTGAAGAAGGCGACAAAGAGCCCAAAGAAAGCCAAGAAGCCTGCAGCTGCTAAGAAAGCGACAAAAAGCCCCAAGAAAGCGAAGAAACCAGCGGCTGCCAAGAAAGCAACCAAGAGCCCCAAAAAGGCGAAAGTTGCAAAGCCCAAGACGGTGAAGCCGAAGGCGGCTAAGCCCAAGAAGGCCGCTCCCAAGAAGAAGTAAATCTGTTTCTCTTCTACAATTTAACAaaaaggctcttttaagagccacccacTGATTACAACAGAAGAGCAACATTTCCAAAACATTCATCTAAAGTGTGTCATCTGCTATTTCCAGAAGCAGCCATGACTGTTTCCCCATCATTTGAACAATAATGACCACAATATATGGGTAAGGAATATAGTATAGTGGTACAAGGTTTCTGTAATGTTATACTTGTGTGTATACCAAAGCGCTATTTTGTCGAAACTTTAGTTTTACAGTGGGTATTTTTTAAACGTTATACTTCTGAAAGTAATCCAAACAGCCAGCAAAAAAGATTATTTACTAGAATAAATGCATACAATTAGGCAAAATTGTCAAACAAAAAATTCTCggttgaaaaacaaaaaacggaGAAAATAAGATGTATAGCTTGTGTATTTAAAATCTACAGGCAGGATATTTACATTAGACATAAAAAGAACACTATGAAAAAAGTTAAAATGCCCCAAAAATCTAAAATGACTGGTGCGTGAAAAAACGCTGTTTACTGCATATTTGATATTTAGTTAAACTTatgattgatattattattatcatatgaaGACATTTCTTACAGCCTTAAAGGTAGACACTTGCAGAGAGGCGAGGGGTTTGGAATTTGGAGGGAAGTGCAGTGATTGGTTTGAAACCTCTACAGACTCTGACCAATAGCAGGCGAGCACGCTCTGGTAAATACTGGCTGCCTTGGTAGATCAACCTTACGTCTCTTTAGCAAACAACAGGAATATAAGCAACATGAGCGGAAGAGGTAAAACCGGCGGCAAAGCCAGAGCTAAGGCTAAGACTCGCTCATCCAGGGCTGGACTGCAGTTCCCCGTCGGCCGTGTCCACAGGCTGCTCCGCAAGGGTAACTATGCCGAGCGCGTGGGTGCCGGTGCTCCGGTGTACTTGGCCGCTGTGCTCGAGTATCTGACCGCTGAGATCCTGGAGTTGGCCGGAAACGCCGCTCGGGACAACAAGAAGACCCGCATCATCCCCCGTCACCTGCAGCTGGCGGTGCGCAACGACGAGGAGCTGAACAAGCTTCTGGGTGGAGTGACCATCGCTCAGGGCGGTGTGTTGCCCAACATCCAGGCCGTTCTGCTGCCCAAGAAGACCGAAAAAGCTGCCAAAGGCAAATAAAGCGCTACAGTATAATGACAAGTCTGCAAAACCCAACGGCTCTTTTCAGAGCCACCAACTTTCTCTTTGAAAGAGTAAATTCTGTAATGACGCATTAACAGTATGTCGAGACAAATAGGCCAATTTCCCCAAAAATATCAAAAGCGTTTTCAAAATCAACCAAGTCTTCTGTAACTCGtaaattttaatctattttaataaGTTGCtgtatttattctgttttctTTTCGTAAAggtttttgttgtaaaaaattgcATATAGTCAAAGATCACCTgtgttttttactgttgatcagtTGACCACTTTATGCATAGAAAGGCCTGTGCAAAAGGCTTCTAGCCTTTATATGAAGTCTTATTCATATAATTCAATGTTTAAATTGTTCTGAAAGATGAGGTGCTTATTTTAATTTTCTCAGACAAGGTACATTTGCAAATGTCTTTCACACACACTACAAACTCTAAAACAAGTCaaagtttattgtttttctttttttgcactgAAACTAATAATCACCAGTGACAATTACATGTTATCTTTCTCTAACAGGGAAATCCACCAGCAACCAAGAATGCACGATTATGACACAACTTTGCATTAAAAATGTCATGATAGAAGTAAATGAGGACAAATCTGCTAGTTTGGAGTTTTGAAAAGTTTCAAAGCatcttaaaatatgtaataaaaaaaaaaaaaaaaaaaaacaagaaaacatttcCATTCTGAAAAAAAGtagtggccaaattaagactcaaaatcacacaAGAGTGGATGAAAAACACTACTGGGAAGAGACAAATATTTCCTGTGTTTACTTGAAggtcagcaaataaacaccataTTAGTTCACAGATGTCTAAAACGGGTTATGATTTAAGCAACGAAATATTAAATTTCAGTAAAAAACTTGTAAATAAACTGATTTCTGATAGATCAGCTTACACACGAGAGAAAAGCGCGGGCTGCAGCTGTTTCATATTCAAAATTCGAGAACGTGCAACCATTGGTCAGATCctgtagccaatcaaatgacTTTGCTCACGCTCCACCCACAGAGAACAATGCAGAACAGCGTATAAATACCAGCTGCGCTGTCACTATCATTACAACTTTTCTTAAGAGAGCTTAGGAAGTTTGAGGAAATGGCAAGAACCAAGCAGACCGCCCGTAAATCCACCGGAGGCAAAGCTCCAAGGAAGCAGCTCGCCACTAAGGCCGCTCGTAAGAGCGCTCCGGCTACCGGCGGTGTCAAGAAGCCTCACCGTTATAGGCCCGGTACCGTGGCTCTGAGAGAGATCCGTCGCTACCAGAAGTCCACTGAGCTGCTGATCCGCAAACTGCCCTTCCAGCGTCTGGTCCGAGAAATCGCTCAGGACTTCAAGACTGATCTGCGCTTCCAGAGCTCCGCCGTCATGGCTCTTCAGGAGTCCAGCGAGGCTTATCTGGTCGGTCTGTTCGAGGACACCAACCTGTGCGCCATCCACGCCAAGAGGGTCACCATCATGCCCAAAGACATCCAGCTGGCCCGCCGCATCCGCGGGGAGCGCGCTTAACTTATTCGTTAACTTGATTAAAACCCAAAGGCTCTTTTCAGAGCCACCTCAGTACATCAAAAAAACTGCAATTTCTTACAATTTCAGGTTTATTATCCCCTATATTCGTTATCAGGATGTATGTTATATTTAATGGTATAATTTTCTGAGTTGTGGTGACCGAGTACGGGTTTACAGGTAGTATCAAGtacaaaatgtattaatactcTTTAACCACTCATTGTATGAAAACAAAACTAGtggtattaaaaatattttgtcggAAGGGTGTAGGGttgcttttaaatatttatcaatataaCTGACATAACATCAAATTAAACCTTGCTAAAaatgaaatgtgattataataCTGACTAGATTAGGGCAACCTCGAAAGAAGTTTAAGCAAATCACATTTTGTAAAGCAAACTACATTTTTCTTGATCTCAAATGCTTTAAATAGGAAACAAAACTTAAAACAACTTATTGTTTGTCTTCACAGCAATTGCACCATAACATGCATCCCTAACTGCATGATACATGACCGTGTTTTAACCAGACGAGTTAAAGTATAGATAAATCCAGAAAATCTACCCGCCTGCACACAACTTACCTAAATCCGAATAACATCTTCAGTGTTTATCTGAATGAAAAGGTCAGAGATGAGGCTATTTCTGTGGTCAGGAGAGGTGAAATACAGCTTAAATTAATtgatgaaaaacaaacacacatacacaaagaacAATATACATTGAACTTAAAGTTGGAACTTGTTCGCACAGACTTCTTATCAAAATGGTACAATAAATAATCTACTGCCAGCTAACTTAATGCAGAGAAAGTCTCTATTTTGAATAACTCAAAATAATTATTCGTTAAAACAAAAATGTGCATGTAGTGACAGCTGTTCACATCACATCAAACATGTGAATCAATAAATCTCCAATACAGAGctgtttatattgttattatatctgATTATACTGTGcctctatattattatttcacatatCAACATCACATGTAAATACATATGTAAGCTCTGTATACGATTTATGCCAGATACAGTAAATTATTCACCAAACAAATGATCTATTCAACTCCTTCAGAAGGAAAAAGTAAGGACTAATCTATTTAAATGTTGAGATCAAACAATGAAAGTATATTTCAATCAAATCAGTAATTTTCTATCCCCTTTGAAACAAATTATTTGAGAATTGTTTGTCTCCTTTCATAATGGGGGACATGACAAATAATCCGGAAAGCCAATCAGCAGAAAAGGCCGACTGTATTtgcaaatattacaaatataacaTGTATTTAAGTTATTGCTCTGGACATGTCTTTTATGTCATGAGTGTGCTTCAGGACACATTTTTGGCTACACTTGCTGTCtggaaaaaacataaacaataattCATAGAATTTCTGACGGTAATATTTAGAATGCAGTGTTTCATGTTTGAAATATggaaataaaagctttttaaaagcatttgcaTTATATTCACCTGTATTAAGGCCCTGATTTTTTGGAACACTATAATTTCTACAAAATGCTAAGTGTTCTTTTGTCCCCAGTCTTCTTTTGTTATAAAATTTGAGACAATATGCCAAAGTTGCAGAATTTTAGACAAgataacaaagagttgtacaaaAACactatatatcacaaaatacatAATGCACTGTACTATAGTATGATTCAATACACCACAGTCCTTTCTATAAACTAATCTTCCACCCACTTGAAGTGCAATTACAATTCTAATAATCCCTGCTGTAAACACTGAAGCGTGATTTGTAATTCTGATTTATTGCTGTATTTGAAATGGTCAATAAACTGCTGCTGCTGTACAGATTCTGTCATTTTTCCAGTTAAGGTTATCTTTAGGGGCGGGGTCGGATAATGGTAGCACGTAACGTATTTTGAAAACGCGTAGCTCCTCCTTTTCAGGTTTCAACTAGGTCCTGTAAGCGATTGTAAAATATCACTCGCAGAGTTACCATTCACTTTTTAAATTCTAATTGTTGTTATCATGTCTGGTAGAGGCAAAGGTGGTAAAGGACTCGGAAAAGGAGGCGCTAAGCGTCACCGTAAAGTTCTCCGTGATAACATCCAGGGAATCACCAAACCCGCTATCCGCCGTCTCGCTCGTCGTGGCGGTGTGAAGCGTATCTCTGGTCTGATCTACGAGGAGACTCGCGGAGTGTTGAAGGTGTTCCTGGAGAACGTCATCCGTGATGCCGTCACCTACACCGAGCACGCCAAGAGGAAGACCGTGACCGCCATGGATGTTGTGTACGCGCTGAAGAGACAGGGACGCACTCTGTACGGCTTTGGCGGTTAAACATCTGCAGCCCATCCTGAAAACCCAacggctcttttaagagccacccacACTTTCATAAAGAGCACATTTCCAATATTTTATGAGTATTTAAAATTATGTTagattttaaaatgtcttcttaTTTTCAGAGGTTCCAAATGGTTCAATCCCAAATTttagatttaattaatttttactgTAAACATGGAGCAGTTATGTAAAATAATTAGATGTAAGGCAAGTATTAAAGTACTGCACTTCAGAGGAGACATGACGTATTATGGGCGCCTTTGATTctaataatttgtataatttcaaATACAGATGTATATTAATGGATGAGATGTTCAATGTAGTTTACTGAGTTTAATAAATGAACAAGTACAAGATCACTAGATTATGAAATATACAGACAGATGACATTCCAAAAGACAGTAAGCTaggttttaattaaaattacCTCCTAGCAAATAACTTTAGACATATATTAGGTAATGAAACCCCCAAATTGCTTACAGATAATTAAACTTTTAAGGGTATGAAATAAAACACCcgt
The DNA window shown above is from Danio rerio strain Tuebingen ecotype United States chromosome 25, GRCz12tu, whole genome shotgun sequence and carries:
- the hist1h2a4 gene encoding histone cluster 1 H2A family member 4 → MSGRGKTGGKARAKAKTRSSRAGLQFPVGRVHRLLRKGNYAQRVGAGAPVYLAAVLEYLTAEILELAGNAARDNKKTRIIPRHLQLAVRNDEELNKLLGGVTIAQGGVLPNIQAVLLPKKTEKAAKSKSKTAPKKGSKKAVTKTAGKSGKKRRRTRKESYAIYVYKVLKQVHPDTGISSKAMGIMNSFVNDIFERIAGEASRLAHYNKRSTITSREIQTAVRLLLPGELAKHAVSEGTKAVTKYTSSKRGTIVLLQLFYFYPSLRRDINIMSGRGKTGGKARAKAKSRSSRAGLQFPVGRVHRLLRKGNYAQRVGAGAPVYLAAVLEYLTAEILELAGNAARDNKKTRIIPRHLQLAVRNDEELNKLLGGVTIAQGGVLPNIQAVLLPKKTEKAAKGK
- the si:ch211-113a14.17 gene encoding histone H4, which translates into the protein MSGRGKGGKGLGKGGAKRHRKVLRDNIQGITKPAIRRLARRGGVKRISGLIYEETRGVLKMFLENVIRDAVTYTEHAKRKTVTAMDVVYALKRQGRTLYGFGG
- the si:ch211-113a14.18 gene encoding histone H1-like, translating into MAETAPAAPPAKAPKKKAASKPKKAGPNVRDLIVKTVTASKERHGVSLAALKKALSAGGYDVEKNNSRVKTAVKALVTNGTLVQTKGTGASGSFKLNKKQAEPKKKPAAKKTAVKAKKPAAKKSPKKVKKPTAVKKATKSPKKAKKPAAAKKATKSPKKAKKPAAAKKATKSPKKAKVAKPKTVKPKAAKPKKAAPKKK
- the si:ch211-113a14.25 gene encoding histone H2A encodes the protein MSGRGKTGGKARAKAKTRSSRAGLQFPVGRVHRLLRKGNYAERVGAGAPVYLAAVLEYLTAEILELAGNAARDNKKTRIIPRHLQLAVRNDEELNKLLGGVTIAQGGVLPNIQAVLLPKKTEKAESYAIYVYKVLKQVHPDTGISSKAMGIMNSFVNDIFERIAGEASRLAHYNKRSTITSREIQTAVRLLLPGELAKHAVSEGTKAVTKYTSSK
- the LOC141381032 gene encoding histone H4 is translated as MSGRGKGGKGLGKGGAKRHRKVLRDNIQGITKPAIRRLARRGGVKRISGLIYEETRGVLKVFLENVIRDAVTYTEHAKRKTVTAMDVVYALKRQGRTLYGFGG